In one window of Phycisphaerales bacterium DNA:
- a CDS encoding DUF456 domain-containing protein, translating to MLTVVALIAPAIVLIMLPGLWLMTLATLMANAVGYWMGLWPGKDPLISWWAFGFILLCTLVSDAVDWTAGVFGAKRMGGSRSAMVAAFIGGIIGVVAGTIFLPIPLVGTLIGGATGAGLAATLVQRTTPEQSWKQSAKVGAGASAGWFAAIVVKLALAIICAVLLIIAAWSTW from the coding sequence GTGCTGACGGTCGTCGCCCTGATCGCACCGGCGATCGTGCTCATCATGCTCCCCGGCCTGTGGCTGATGACGCTGGCCACGCTCATGGCCAACGCCGTTGGCTACTGGATGGGCTTGTGGCCGGGGAAGGACCCGCTCATTTCCTGGTGGGCCTTCGGCTTCATCCTGCTGTGCACGCTCGTATCGGATGCGGTCGACTGGACCGCCGGCGTGTTCGGCGCCAAGCGAATGGGAGGCTCAAGGAGCGCCATGGTCGCGGCCTTCATCGGCGGCATCATCGGCGTTGTCGCGGGCACCATCTTCTTGCCCATCCCACTGGTGGGCACCTTGATCGGGGGCGCCACCGGGGCGGGGCTTGCCGCGACGCTGGTCCAGCGCACCACGCCCGAGCAATCCTGGAAGCAGTCTGCGAAGGTTGGCGCTGGAGCCTCGGCGGGCTGGTTCGCCGCCATCGTTGTAAAACTCGCCCTGGCCATCATCTGCGCCGTGCTGCTGATCATTGCCGCATGGTCTACCTGGTAA
- a CDS encoding glycosyltransferase family 2 protein: MILTIALALALLISMGALSMTVINLRLYRRPDQSQRVSEARVSVCIPARNEADNIEPCVRSLLASTHANIEVLVYDDQSTDATPDILDRLAAEDQRIRPLKALPLPDGWNGKQHACWRCAKEATGNYFLFTDADVRFNPGAIEQAMSAWQQLDDRDTPLGLISTFPKQIVRSPAEILLVPMIFFILFSYLPMSRMRSTMDPSASAACGQFILVSRDCYEAFGGHSAFADTMHDGVKMPREARASGYRTDLFDGTHLAAVRMYHDLATTWKGFAKNAFEGLGSLGLLCFLTIMHLIGHVLPYVAFITLLALGRLGSVAGVLVLLAISCHLAQRLLLASRFRLPTLTAPLHPIGVLGMTLVQWDSFRLQRIGRRSWRGRTAPGAS; encoded by the coding sequence GTGATCCTGACCATCGCGCTGGCGCTCGCGCTGCTGATCTCGATGGGGGCTCTAAGCATGACCGTTATCAATCTGCGCCTTTATCGCCGGCCCGACCAGAGCCAGCGCGTTTCGGAGGCGCGAGTGAGCGTCTGCATCCCCGCACGCAACGAAGCCGATAACATCGAACCGTGCGTGCGATCACTACTGGCGTCCACCCACGCGAACATCGAGGTTCTCGTCTACGACGACCAGAGCACGGACGCGACGCCCGACATCCTCGACCGCCTCGCCGCCGAGGACCAGCGCATCCGTCCCCTGAAAGCACTGCCCTTGCCGGACGGCTGGAATGGCAAACAGCACGCCTGCTGGCGCTGCGCCAAGGAAGCGACGGGCAACTACTTCCTGTTTACCGATGCCGACGTTCGCTTCAACCCGGGGGCGATCGAACAAGCCATGTCGGCATGGCAGCAACTGGACGACCGGGACACGCCGCTGGGCCTCATCTCGACCTTCCCGAAGCAGATCGTTCGATCACCTGCCGAGATCCTCCTCGTGCCCATGATCTTCTTCATCCTGTTCAGCTATCTTCCCATGTCTCGGATGCGGTCGACCATGGATCCATCCGCTTCAGCAGCGTGTGGTCAATTCATCCTGGTCAGCAGGGATTGCTACGAGGCCTTCGGCGGCCACAGCGCGTTCGCGGACACGATGCACGATGGCGTCAAGATGCCCCGTGAAGCCCGAGCGTCTGGTTATCGGACGGATCTCTTCGATGGGACACACCTCGCCGCCGTTCGCATGTACCACGACCTGGCCACCACCTGGAAGGGTTTTGCCAAGAACGCCTTCGAGGGTTTGGGCTCCCTCGGCCTGCTGTGCTTCCTGACCATTATGCACCTGATCGGGCACGTCCTGCCCTACGTGGCCTTCATCACTCTGCTAGCCCTCGGGAGGCTGGGCTCGGTAGCGGGCGTATTGGTGCTGCTGGCCATCTCGTGCCATCTCGCCCAGCGTCTGCTGCTGGCAAGTCGCTTCCGCCTGCCCACCCTGACCGCACCCTTGCACCCCATCGGCGTACTGGGCATGACGCTCGTCCAATGGGACAGCTTTCGACTGCAGCGGATCGGCCGCCGCTCCTGGCGCGGCCGAACGGCCCCGGGCGCTTCCTGA
- a CDS encoding PhoH family protein: MTPTTTSETKGASIKQFVLDTNVLLHNPNALFVFQENNVIIPFAVIEELDKLKRQEDDIGRNAREVIRRLDRLRAKGTLTKGVRWGDSSPQAGAAASTANGSTGLIRIAISDTDRPHAIAEDTKDNRIIAVAWELHEKGDRTVFVSKDLNARIKSDAMGIPTEDFQNQKIDADRLYTGYVTASVEGHLIDQLYDERMLPLKPIHAAIAADHDEDDPTLPAEPEEILPNAFVLLKDEQDENHTGLARRLADTEHLIPISPPRKPIFGLLARNVQQTMALDLLMDDEIQMITLLGSAGTGKTLLALAAGMAKVFQEGRFDKLLVARPIMPMGRDIGFLPGDKDEKLFAWMQPIFDNLEYLLSTRGAHGQAADSHTNEQRIDKMIADGKLVLEPLTYIRGRSIPHQFMIVDEAQNLTPHEVKTIASRVGEGTKLVLTGDIGQIDNPYLDSSSNGLSYAVEKMKGLGLVGHVMLQRSERSHLASLAAERL; the protein is encoded by the coding sequence ATGACACCAACCACGACCAGCGAAACCAAGGGCGCCTCCATCAAGCAGTTCGTGCTGGACACGAACGTCCTGCTGCACAATCCAAACGCCCTGTTCGTCTTCCAGGAAAACAACGTCATCATTCCCTTCGCCGTCATCGAGGAATTGGACAAACTCAAGCGGCAGGAAGACGACATCGGCCGCAACGCCCGCGAGGTCATTCGCCGACTCGATCGCCTCCGCGCCAAGGGCACGCTGACCAAGGGCGTTCGGTGGGGAGACAGCAGCCCGCAGGCGGGCGCTGCCGCTTCTACGGCCAATGGCTCCACGGGGCTCATCCGCATCGCCATCTCCGACACCGACCGCCCGCACGCCATCGCCGAAGACACCAAGGACAACCGCATCATCGCCGTCGCGTGGGAACTGCACGAGAAGGGTGATCGCACCGTTTTCGTCTCCAAGGACCTCAACGCGCGCATCAAGAGCGACGCGATGGGCATCCCCACCGAAGACTTCCAGAATCAGAAGATCGACGCCGACCGGCTCTACACCGGTTACGTCACCGCGTCGGTCGAAGGCCACTTGATCGACCAGCTTTACGACGAGCGAATGTTGCCCCTCAAGCCGATCCACGCTGCCATTGCCGCGGATCACGACGAAGACGACCCAACGCTTCCGGCCGAGCCCGAAGAGATCCTGCCTAACGCGTTCGTGCTGCTGAAGGATGAGCAGGACGAGAACCACACGGGCCTGGCCCGCCGGCTGGCCGACACCGAACACCTCATTCCGATCAGTCCGCCACGCAAGCCCATCTTCGGCCTCTTGGCCCGCAACGTCCAGCAGACCATGGCCCTCGACCTATTGATGGATGACGAGATCCAGATGATCACGCTGCTGGGCAGCGCGGGCACGGGCAAGACACTCCTTGCCCTGGCCGCCGGCATGGCCAAGGTCTTCCAGGAGGGCCGCTTCGACAAGCTCCTCGTCGCGCGCCCCATCATGCCCATGGGACGCGACATTGGCTTCCTGCCCGGCGACAAGGACGAGAAGCTCTTCGCCTGGATGCAGCCAATCTTCGACAACCTCGAGTACCTGCTCAGCACCCGCGGCGCGCACGGCCAGGCCGCCGACAGCCACACGAACGAGCAGCGCATCGACAAGATGATCGCCGACGGCAAGCTCGTGCTTGAGCCGCTGACCTACATCCGCGGCCGATCCATCCCCCACCAGTTCATGATCGTCGACGAGGCCCAGAACCTGACGCCGCATGAGGTCAAGACCATTGCAAGCCGCGTAGGCGAGGGCACCAAGCTCGTTCTGACCGGCGACATCGGCCAGATCGACAACCCATACCTGGACAGCTCATCCAACGGCCTGTCGTACGCGGTCGAAAAGATGAAGGGCCTGGGCCTTGTTGGCCACGTCATGCTGCAACGCAGCGAGCGCTCGCACCTG